TTTATGAAATAAACAGAGGGTTTGGCTTCCACTTGGTGTATTACCATGCCAGTCCTTTTTGAGCCATCTTCTTTGGCATACTCCACTTGCTTTCCTACAAGGCTGTCCACAACTTCTCCTGGTTCTCTTTCTGCTGGAGGGGAATCATTAGAGTCTGGCATGATGCGGAGATCTCCTTCTTTGTAGTCATCTAATAGCTGATACATATATAAAACTGGGTCCTTCTCGTAGGTTATATAAAACCATGTGTTCATTATGGGAGCTCTTGCTAAGACCATTCCTCTCCACTCATCCTTAGAACCATCTTCTGTTTCAAACATGTGTTCAACAGCTTTACCAATCATTGTGTCTGCCAAGTGAGCATCACTAATTCGAGATGAAGCAACTCTATCTGGAAGAACTTCAAGAGCAGACACTCGCTCGTCCTTGTGGAGTTCTAGTCCATAGACACAATCAAATCCATCATATTTAATAAGATAAAGGGATGGGTTGACTGGCACTTGATCCAATACAGTTCCTTTCCATTGTGTTATTGGGCCACTACCTTCTTTCCAACCATGCTGTATTCTGCAACCTACAATATTCCTCCGGGGCTGGGAAATTGGTTTGCTTGGACCAACATTATTTTGATGCTTCTTGTGAGAAGTCCTTTTTTTCATCATACTGGCAGACACACCTGCATGTGCTGCATCACCTCTGGCTCTCTGACCTGCTGCCTTTCCGAATGGGGTCTTCATTCATCTGCGTATAAAAGGACAGCAAAGCTGCCAAACTAGGGTAAAAATCCTATTCCTCCAATTACCCTTTTTTGTTCCAGTCTATACAAAGAAACTGTGTCCTTTTAGTCTACCATCCAAGCAAGATTTCTGTGTTTCAATCCACACCAAGTGGTTCCAATGTCAGGCTAC
This genomic stretch from Bombina bombina isolate aBomBom1 chromosome 4, aBomBom1.pri, whole genome shotgun sequence harbors:
- the LOC128655211 gene encoding spindlin-Z-like, with protein sequence MKTPFGKAAGQRARGDAAHAGVSASMMKKRTSHKKHQNNVGPSKPISQPRRNIVGCRIQHGWKEGSGPITQWKGTVLDQVPVNPSLYLIKYDGFDCVYGLELHKDERVSALEVLPDRVASSRISDAHLADTMIGKAVEHMFETEDGSKDEWRGMVLARAPIMNTWFYITYEKDPVLYMYQLLDDYKEGDLRIMPDSNDSPPAEREPGEVVDSLVGKQVEYAKEDGSKRTGMVIHQVEAKPSVYFIKFDDDFHIYVYDLVKTS